Proteins encoded within one genomic window of Novipirellula galeiformis:
- a CDS encoding DUF932 domain-containing protein gives MQSSKVRPRFSYGLATVSDLKVRQVERTEKGRVMLRNLEIDGRLVTASRRFWRSFFTRFGIAENVFRYFSPEEVFSRISQQNSDDAFRFCIAEHAGGERETEGHLLAVTNVKRPVIRYHEIAELVERYGGQDVRYHEGLVISTHEPRGGSRSLQIGGDQFHDRFCLETPVDGYGHPRLFLSMLRLVCQNGMIGYAKAFRSDIPVGKQMNYCIARALESFDNGDGYAAIRQRFESSQNSWASVHECLQLGAVLDKAKREQQLTCDGLMGRFRNLAGDLSELYGLANLEALSDKRRRILPSKARVYDLINFASEVATHHALPEGAKRLQAHIGSLISDEYDLEGTAQGAPDFDAFFIEDASAGVRQSLN, from the coding sequence ATGCAGTCCTCAAAAGTTAGGCCCCGTTTTAGCTACGGGCTCGCCACCGTCTCCGATTTGAAGGTTCGTCAGGTCGAGCGTACCGAAAAGGGACGCGTGATGCTTCGCAATCTTGAGATTGATGGTCGCTTGGTGACTGCCTCGCGGCGGTTTTGGCGTTCCTTCTTTACCCGCTTTGGAATTGCCGAAAACGTGTTCCGATACTTTTCGCCCGAGGAAGTGTTTTCGCGGATCAGTCAGCAGAACTCGGATGATGCGTTCCGTTTTTGCATTGCGGAGCATGCTGGCGGGGAACGGGAAACCGAAGGCCACTTGTTGGCCGTTACCAACGTCAAACGTCCCGTGATACGTTATCACGAGATCGCTGAGTTGGTGGAGCGTTACGGCGGCCAGGATGTTCGCTACCACGAGGGGCTTGTGATTAGCACGCATGAGCCGCGCGGCGGTTCGCGTTCGCTGCAGATCGGCGGAGACCAATTTCACGATCGCTTTTGTTTAGAGACACCGGTCGATGGTTATGGGCACCCGCGACTATTCTTGTCGATGTTGAGACTGGTGTGTCAGAACGGCATGATTGGTTACGCCAAGGCCTTTCGGAGCGATATTCCGGTGGGTAAGCAAATGAATTACTGCATCGCGCGAGCGTTGGAGTCGTTTGACAACGGCGATGGCTACGCGGCGATTCGCCAACGGTTTGAATCGAGTCAGAATTCATGGGCATCGGTGCATGAGTGCTTGCAGCTTGGCGCCGTCTTAGACAAGGCAAAACGAGAGCAACAGCTGACATGTGATGGGTTGATGGGCCGTTTTCGCAACTTGGCTGGAGATCTAAGTGAGTTGTATGGCTTAGCCAATCTCGAAGCGCTGAGTGATAAGCGTCGCCGGATTTTGCCCAGCAAGGCGCGTGTCTACGACCTGATCAATTTTGCCAGCGAGGTGGCAACGCATCACGCGCTGCCCGAAGGAGCCAAGCGGCTTCAGGCCCACATTGGGTCGCTGATTTCCGATGAATACGACCTGGAGGGAACCGCCCAGGGAGCGCCCGATTTTGATGCTTTCTTTATCGAGGACGCGAGCGCGGGGGTGCGTCAAAGCTTGAACTAA
- a CDS encoding DEAD/DEAH box helicase encodes MTDSILEPVSQSPSPSPSPSPLHRGVPVPSEAVFVNSEARFSPNRLDGFSVGVRGALRAMFAGCAVQSRPYQHRIIESAVRMLGGTYLKRDGQLAAKASSVLIESPTGSGKTVMGLATAALIQRVTGARVGWVAMRRNLLAQAEAENQARRFGVRMHMISMFEKSPPDVDLLIVDEAQHDAATSMANLHSQIQPTWTLGLSATPYRSDRIKLCFDQVIRDAGIASLIADGYLSPYHHYTIPEYTPNRIAKLLLRDPQRWGRSLVFFHRRTECDLLYMLLRQAGVACEVVTATSNREQQIEAFASGKTQVLINMAILTEGFDCPELQTVFCRPSGKGCTIQMAGRVLRPCHQVPIKQVVQCNRTPHPILRTAPAAEQYLWTHEGWRSIRPNRMLDQMTAIARNRVAEAEVSLPKLVAMHRSKATRSWFSRVQ; translated from the coding sequence ATGACCGATTCGATTTTGGAACCTGTTTCGCAATCCCCGTCGCCGTCCCCGTCCCCGTCGCCGTTGCATCGGGGCGTCCCCGTGCCCTCCGAGGCCGTCTTCGTGAACTCCGAGGCAAGGTTTAGCCCCAATCGGCTAGACGGATTCTCGGTAGGGGTGCGTGGCGCGCTCAGAGCAATGTTTGCGGGGTGTGCGGTTCAATCGCGGCCTTACCAGCATCGTATCATTGAATCCGCGGTGCGTATGTTGGGGGGGACTTATCTCAAGCGTGACGGCCAACTTGCTGCGAAGGCATCGAGCGTGTTGATTGAAAGCCCCACCGGCAGTGGAAAAACGGTGATGGGGTTGGCGACCGCCGCGTTGATCCAACGTGTCACCGGGGCGCGTGTGGGATGGGTTGCCATGCGACGGAATTTGTTGGCGCAAGCCGAGGCCGAAAATCAAGCGCGCCGTTTCGGCGTGCGCATGCACATGATCAGCATGTTTGAAAAATCGCCTCCTGATGTTGATTTGCTGATTGTCGATGAGGCGCAGCATGATGCGGCAACCAGCATGGCTAATCTGCACAGTCAGATCCAACCGACGTGGACGCTCGGGCTCTCCGCGACACCCTATCGAAGCGATCGTATCAAACTCTGTTTTGATCAAGTCATTCGTGATGCCGGCATCGCGTCCTTGATTGCCGATGGGTATCTGAGTCCGTATCACCACTACACCATTCCCGAGTACACCCCCAACCGGATCGCAAAATTGTTGCTTCGCGATCCCCAGCGTTGGGGGCGATCGTTGGTCTTTTTTCATCGCCGAACCGAGTGTGATTTGTTGTACATGTTGTTACGCCAAGCCGGGGTGGCTTGTGAAGTTGTTACGGCAACAAGCAATCGTGAGCAACAAATCGAAGCCTTTGCCTCGGGGAAAACGCAGGTCTTGATCAACATGGCAATTCTGACCGAAGGTTTTGATTGTCCGGAGTTACAAACGGTGTTTTGTCGTCCCAGTGGAAAGGGGTGCACAATTCAAATGGCGGGGCGTGTATTGCGGCCCTGTCATCAAGTTCCCATCAAGCAAGTCGTCCAGTGCAATCGGACGCCGCATCCAATACTTCGCACCGCCCCGGCAGCCGAACAGTATTTGTGGACCCATGAAGGATGGCGAAGCATTCGCCCCAATCGGATGCTGGACCAGATGACCGCGATTGCTCGCAATCGTGTGGCCGAAGCGGAGGTTTCTCTCCCCAAGCTTGTGGCAATGCATCGCAGTAAAGCCACACGTTCATGGTTTTCACGCGTTCAATAG
- a CDS encoding redoxin domain-containing protein, producing MFTRVLLLVVVVASPLFAWADDPAESDPVVTPEQPSSEQPSSEQPSPEQNGTPQDAPEFVLRDDVRDVLQPFFASIANADVSRVTVEMLTESLVQGKVVESQKATYQIASKHPNKFTIYLKETEQRTRIYCDGKQIVVALSPEAYFRVDESLDLQDAVATLPIAMGAYPEPVMALSLAGVDPSLSFLGGMKSVEIVSRAKFRGRVPAIHVHGVQNDAVSWDLWLSEEEPTKPLRLLVDLTAMLRATKQVQVPRDFKYQIQFDFLSWRMTGEVNDSLFAYRPADDATEYKSLADYIESVAGAVAVHPLLGEPAPDFTGETLAGKSVSRDAAKGKVVVMDFWATWCAPCTAATPVITEVTGEFADKEVIFLAVNVGEDAGVVKRFLEKQKFDLDVVMDPKGKIADSFRADAIPQTVVIGKSGIIESVHMGFPGADELKQRLRDELSVLSVGGRIESARPEEGAKEDVDEGEDAAKGEDAAKGEGAEEEEGQSQNK from the coding sequence ATGTTTACTCGAGTTCTTCTACTTGTTGTCGTTGTAGCCAGTCCTCTTTTTGCTTGGGCCGATGATCCTGCGGAGAGCGATCCGGTCGTCACGCCGGAGCAGCCATCGTCGGAGCAGCCATCGTCGGAGCAGCCATCGCCGGAGCAGAACGGCACGCCGCAGGATGCACCTGAGTTTGTGCTCCGCGATGACGTTCGCGATGTTCTGCAACCCTTTTTTGCCTCCATCGCTAATGCGGATGTGTCGCGAGTGACGGTGGAGATGTTGACCGAGTCGCTCGTGCAAGGCAAAGTCGTTGAGTCTCAGAAGGCGACTTATCAAATCGCTTCGAAGCATCCGAACAAGTTCACCATCTATCTAAAAGAAACCGAACAACGGACGCGGATTTACTGTGACGGCAAACAGATTGTCGTGGCGCTCTCTCCGGAGGCATACTTTCGCGTTGACGAATCGCTTGATTTGCAGGATGCCGTGGCGACGTTGCCGATTGCGATGGGGGCCTACCCCGAGCCGGTGATGGCGTTGTCGTTGGCCGGGGTCGATCCGTCGTTGAGTTTTTTGGGAGGAATGAAGTCGGTTGAAATCGTCAGCCGTGCCAAGTTCCGAGGACGCGTCCCCGCGATTCATGTTCATGGGGTCCAGAACGATGCGGTCAGTTGGGATTTGTGGCTAAGCGAAGAGGAGCCGACCAAACCTTTGCGGTTGCTTGTCGATTTGACTGCGATGCTGCGTGCGACCAAGCAAGTTCAAGTGCCACGAGATTTCAAGTATCAGATCCAATTTGACTTCCTTTCGTGGCGCATGACCGGAGAGGTCAATGATTCCTTGTTTGCGTATCGCCCGGCCGACGATGCCACCGAGTACAAGTCGCTAGCGGATTACATCGAATCGGTGGCGGGGGCGGTCGCGGTGCATCCGTTGCTAGGTGAGCCCGCGCCCGACTTCACGGGCGAGACGTTGGCGGGGAAGTCCGTCTCGCGGGATGCCGCGAAAGGCAAGGTCGTGGTGATGGACTTTTGGGCAACCTGGTGTGCACCCTGTACCGCAGCGACCCCTGTGATCACCGAAGTGACAGGCGAGTTCGCGGATAAAGAGGTTATCTTCCTGGCGGTGAATGTGGGGGAAGATGCGGGAGTCGTGAAGCGTTTTCTGGAGAAACAAAAGTTCGATTTGGATGTCGTGATGGATCCCAAGGGGAAAATTGCGGATTCGTTCCGCGCCGATGCGATCCCACAAACCGTTGTGATTGGAAAGTCGGGCATCATTGAATCCGTTCACATGGGGTTTCCCGGTGCGGATGAATTGAAGCAACGTCTCCGTGACGAGTTGAGCGTGTTGAGCGTCGGAGGCCGTATCGAGAGTGCTCGCCCGGAAGAGGGGGCCAAGGAGGACGTCGACGAGGGCGAGGACGCTGCCAAGGGCGAGGACGCTGCCAAGGGAGAGGGGGCGGAGGAAGAAGAGGGCCAGTCGCAGAATAAATAG